TCCCGATCAAACGTCCATTCCTGGATTACATCCTCAGCGTCCTCGCCGAGGCCGGCTTCAAGCGGATCTGTCTCGTAATTGGGCCCGAGCATGACGATCTGCGTCGCTACTACGGGCAGGAACTGAAGACGGATCGGTTATCGATTGACTTCGCCGTGCAGGAACAACCCCTGGGCACGGCCAACGCCGTGGCGGCGGTGGAAGCGTGGAGCGGCGGTGAACCGTTCGTGATGCTCAACAGTGACAATTACTATCCGCTGATCGCGCTGGCCGCGCTGCGACAATCGCCCGCGCCGGCCGTGGCACTGTTCGAGCGCACGGCCATGCTGAAGGGCAGCAACATCCCGCCCGAGCGCATCCAATCCTTCGCGGTAGGGCAGCACCAGAGCGGGCGCCTGCTGCGCATCGTGGAGAAGCCGTCGGACGCGGTGCTGCGCGCGTTCGGTGCCGACGTCTACCTGTCGATGAACCTGTGGCTTTTCGACGCGTGCATTTTCGACGCCTGCCGAGCTATCCCCAAGAGCACGCGCGGCGAGTACGAGATCACCGATGCGGTGCAGTGGTGTATCGACCATGACGCAGAATTTACGGCCTGCCTCGTCAACGCGCCCGTGCTGGACCTCTCAAGCCGGGCAGACATCGGCCCGGTAACCGATCGGCTCGAAGGCGTGGAGGTGTGCCTGTGACCGCACCGCTCGCCACTTCGACCGTAGGCGCAACGTTGGACGCGCTCCTGCGAAGTGATTTCGCCATCGAACGATTAACGCGCGCGGGAATGAGCGCCCCGGAGGCCGTTGCAAAGGCGGATCGCTTTGCGAGCGCCGCTATGGCGTTGATCGCAGCGGGCCAACCACGTGATGCCGCGGCCGTGGCGGTGTTTGTTCCGGGTCGCATTGAAGTCTTGGGAAAGCACACCGATTACTGCGGTGGGCGGTCGCTGGTCTGCACGGTGGAACGCGGCATGTGTTTCGTTGCGATTCCGCGCTTTGACAACGCTATCCGATTCGCTGCGATAGACTTGAACGATACGGCGGTAACGGCCCTCGATCCCGCACTTCAGCCGGCAGTCGGACATTGGTCAAACTATCCTGCTACGGTAGCCCGCCGAGTGGCACGCAATTTTGCCACCGCCACAACGGGCGCGGACATAGCGATGAGCAGCGATTTGCCGCCCGCCTCTGGACTGTCCAGTTCCAGCGCGATGATCGTCGGTTGCTTCCTCGTGCTGGCACGGATCAACGGCTTATCGCAGAATCCGACTCTGCAGCGCAACATCAAAACGCGCGAAGACTTGGCGGGATACTTGGGCTGCATCGAAAATGGTGAGAGCTTCCGCGACTTCGCAGGCGACCGCGGCGTCGGAACGTTCGGTGGCAGTCAAGATCACACCGCCATCCTCTGCAGCAAACCCGGCAAGCTCAGCGTGTACTCATTCTGTCCGGTGTCGCACGAGCGTGATGTCGACCTGCCGACCAGTCTCAACTTCCTGATCGCCGACACGGGCATTGTCGCCGAAAAAACCGGTGCTGCGCTGGAGAAGTACAACCGCGTTTCGCTTCGTGCGCGTCGGCTGGTTGGGCTTTGGAACGAATCGCGCGCGGGATCGGCGCGATGCCTACGCGAGGCGGTTACCGCTACCCCTCAGGCGGCGGCTGAGTTGCAAGAGCTCGCCCGTCGCGCTGCCGTGGATATGGATCTGGTGGAGCGTCTGGAGCAATTTTTGGTCGAATCGGCCCGGTTGATTCCCGCTGCCGCTGACGCGATCGCACGCAATGAACTTGACGCATTGGGCCCTGTTGTCGACGAAAGCCAGCATCTGGCCGAGACGCAACTGCAAAATCAGGTTCAGGAGACGATCGAATTACAGCGGCTATTGCGAGAGACAGGCGCAGTTGCCGCCAGCGCATTCGGCGCGGGGTTTGGCGGAAGCGTCTGGGGACTTTTCCGCGAGAGCGACGTCGGCGCCGCTCGTGAGCGGTTGAAAGATCATCGCACGTTCATCACCCGGCCCGGTTGCGCCGCCTTCGAGCTGTAGCCGTTCACCAGATACAGAAAGTGTGCAGCTTCCCGATGGGCAACGTGCTGTCATCGGATCGACTACGGGTTCAAAGTTTCGGCAGTACGATCAGTGGTGGGGTGCCGTCGGGGTCTGACGACGGCTCGATGGATATCGCGGTGGTCGGTTCGGGGGAGACCGTGCGCACGTCTTCCAGGTTCTGGTGATCCACAACCATTCCGTCGTCGAGCACGTCACGCGGTTGCGTGCGCAGCTTGTGAAACAGCCGACGCAGATCGCCGATGCCGCCAATCGTGAACCAGACGGTGGTCAGCAGGCCGATCCCGATCGGCAGGTAGATGTTGTTCACCACCACCCAGCGCCACCAGGCACGGTCGCTCCATGGGCTGACGAGGTTGATCGCGGTGACGATGATGAACGCGGCGAACAGTGTCATCGTCCACGTGAACAATGCGCCGGACAGGAACCGATCGCCGCGGCTGAAGTTCTCGTCGATCCCCAGCAGCAGGCGCTTCCAGTTGGCCAGTGGCTTGTCCTCCAGCGGCCGTTGGGTTTCATCCTCCCGAACCGAGTAGGGGCCGCGGTGCAGCATGCGCTGCATGTTGAACGGCTGACTGCAGGTCGACAGCGACACGACGATGAACACCGCGATCGCCGCCAGCATCGAGATGAACATCATCGTGGTGCCGTTCAACGGCCAGCCGGGCACCAGCATCGGAACGAGGATGCCCGCGACAGCCAGGCCCGACCCGACGATCATCGCCGACCACGCGCCCGCCGTCGTTGCGCGGCGCCAATAGAGGCCACCGATGATCACCGCGCCGCTTCCGCCCAGGAAGATCGCTCCGGTGATGTTGAAGAACATGAAGACGTAATCGGTCTGCGGAAAGACCAGCCCGAAGGTGAAGGCGAAGATCGCCACACCGATGATCGCCAGGCGCAGCAGCAGCAGGTGTTGCCGTGGGCGCAGCGGCGTCTTGCGGAAGGGCAGGATGACGTCCTGCACGAAGATGCTGCCCCAGGAATGCAGGTAGGTCGCATCGGTCGAGACCATGAGGAACAGCATGATCAGCGCGAAGCATCCCTTGATGCCCCACGGCAGGAACTCGCCGATCGCCACGGGCACGGTCATCTGGGTCGCGATCTGTTGCCCCTCAGCCGTTCCGATGGCGGCGAGTTTCGCCTGTGCGGTTGCCGCCGAGCCGGCAAAGTCGGGGTGATGCATGAACGTGATGGCGGCCAGCCCCAGCAGCGTGAACATCAGCCCCTGCGAGAACGTGCGCCAGCCACCGATGATCTTGCCCATCTTGGCCTCGTGCGCGTTCAACGCCGACGCGTTGTAGCCCGAGTTGCCCTGCCAACTCATGTAGGTGTAGACCGAGCTGAAAATGCTGATCAGAACGTACCAGATGTTAAAGTCGCTGATCTTGTGCGTGTCGAACGGGTTCAAGATCGACTTACCTGGCTCGCGCTGTGTGGCCGCCTCGAACATCTGGTTCATGCTGAAGACGTACAGCACCGCAAACGCGACGACCAAGAACAACACGCCGCACACGAGGCCCTGCAGGAAGTCCGTCACCATGACCTGCAGTTGCCCGCCGTTTAATACGAAGTACAGTCCGATGGAGAGGAAGACTGCCATCAGGATGGCCAGCATGGGCACTGCAAATCCGGCGACGTCGACCGACGTTGGCAAGCCACAGAAGTGAATGAAGAACCGTGCACCCACGATGGGGAAGATGCCGTAGTTGACGACGCCTGCGATGAACGCCAGCGCCCCCATGAAGATGCGGAGCCGCCGCGAATAGCGGACTTCAAAGAACTGGGCCATCGTCATCGCGCGCGTCTCGCGAAAGCGATAGATGACGAAGCCGAAGAGCGCGATCAGCAGCCCGACCGGCGCCGCCAGTTGGCTCCACCAGTGCACCGCGGTGCCGGCTTGGTAGAACATCTCGAAGGCACCGATCGCCGTGATCAACCCCATCGCCGCCATACCGTCGGCGACGCTGACGAGGTATCGGCCGGCGCTGCGTCCCGCGGCCAAGAAGTCGCTGACGCCG
The Tepidisphaeraceae bacterium DNA segment above includes these coding regions:
- a CDS encoding sugar phosphate nucleotidyltransferase encodes the protein MRKQDNSSTLDDRQSKVADSGVKALIPIKRPFLDYILSVLAEAGFKRICLVIGPEHDDLRRYYGQELKTDRLSIDFAVQEQPLGTANAVAAVEAWSGGEPFVMLNSDNYYPLIALAALRQSPAPAVALFERTAMLKGSNIPPERIQSFAVGQHQSGRLLRIVEKPSDAVLRAFGADVYLSMNLWLFDACIFDACRAIPKSTRGEYEITDAVQWCIDHDAEFTACLVNAPVLDLSSRADIGPVTDRLEGVEVCL
- a CDS encoding galactokinase family protein — translated: MTAPLATSTVGATLDALLRSDFAIERLTRAGMSAPEAVAKADRFASAAMALIAAGQPRDAAAVAVFVPGRIEVLGKHTDYCGGRSLVCTVERGMCFVAIPRFDNAIRFAAIDLNDTAVTALDPALQPAVGHWSNYPATVARRVARNFATATTGADIAMSSDLPPASGLSSSSAMIVGCFLVLARINGLSQNPTLQRNIKTREDLAGYLGCIENGESFRDFAGDRGVGTFGGSQDHTAILCSKPGKLSVYSFCPVSHERDVDLPTSLNFLIADTGIVAEKTGAALEKYNRVSLRARRLVGLWNESRAGSARCLREAVTATPQAAAELQELARRAAVDMDLVERLEQFLVESARLIPAAADAIARNELDALGPVVDESQHLAETQLQNQVQETIELQRLLRETGAVAASAFGAGFGGSVWGLFRESDVGAARERLKDHRTFITRPGCAAFEL